The following DNA comes from bacterium.
GTTTTTCGGGCCGGAGCGCGAGGCCCGGCACGAGCAGCTTCTGGGGTTCAGCCGCCTGGGGCCGTTCCGCACCCGTCGCGCCGGGCAGCTCTCGGGCGGGATGAAACAGAAACTGGCCCTCAGTTGCGCCCTGATCCACACACCGCGCATCCTGTTCCTGGATGAGCCGACCACCGGGGTGGACCCGGTCTCGCGGCGCGAGTTCTGGGACTTGCTGGGCCAGCTGCGCGCGGCCGGGACAACCCTGCTGGTCAGCACGGCCTACATGGATGAGGCGGCGCGCTGTGACCGGGTGGGCCTGATGTTCGAGGGCCGCCTGATGGCGGTGGACACGCCAGCGGCGATCCCCGATATTTATCCGCACGAGCTGCTGGAGGTGCGCCTGGAGGAGGCGGTGGCCCATCTTGACACTGTACGGAAGGCGGATGGAGTCAAGTCCGTCCAGGTGTTCGGTGACAAGCTGCACGTGGGCGTGGAGCAGGCCGGGGCCGCCACTGAGTCGATCCGCGCCGGGTTGGAGCGGGATGGGATTGTGGCGGGCGGTATCCAGTCCATCCGTCCCACGGTGGAGGACGTGTTCGTGGAGTTGATGAGTACGGGCGGCGGGAAAGGGGGCGGCCATGCCTAAAACCGAGCCTGTTGTTGTGGCCCGTGGCCTCAGCCGCGCTTTCGGGGCTTTCAAGGCCGTGGACAGCATCGATTTCACGGTCTGCCGCGGTGAGATTTTCGGGTTCCTCGGGGCGAACGGAGCGGGCAAGACCACCACGATCCGCATCCTCTGCGGGCTGCTCAGCCCCACGGGGGGAAGCTGCACCGTGGGTGGGATCGACGTGGGCCGCGACCCGGAGGGAGTGAAGCAGCGGATCGGCTACATGAGCCAGAAATTCTCGCTCTACGAGGACCTGACCGTGGCCGAGAACCTCGAATTTTTCGGCGGGGTGTACGGCCTGGACAACAGCCGCCTGCGTCAGCGTCGGGATGAAATCCTGGGACGCCTGCACCTGAGCGACATGCGCGACCGCCGCACTGCCCAGCTCCCCCTGGGGTGGAAACAGCGCCTGGCCCTGGCCAGCGCCGTGATCCACGAGCCGGGGATCGTGTTCCTGGATGAACCCACCGGCGGGGTGGACCCGATCAGCCGGCGGAATTTCTGGGCCATGATCCACGAGATGGCCGCCGGAGGAGTCACGGTGTTCGTGACCACGCACTATATGGACGAGGCCGAGTACTGCGACCGTATCTCGATCATGGACTCCGGGCGGATAATCGCCCTGGGTTCCCCGGCTGAGCTCAAGCAGCAGTACGGCAAGGAAAGCGTGGATGAGGTGTTCCTGCACCTGCTGGCAAGGTGAACCGAAAAACAAAAGACTTAAATCCACGAAGGGACACGAAGGGGCGCCAAGAAAGGCAGAAAAGGTTTTATCTTCATGCTCCTTCGTGTGACTCTGTGGATTACTCTTTTCCGTTTTGCATTGTATTGTTGCCGGAGTCTGTTGGAGGCGTTCCGATGAAATCGAAGATAATCACCCTGGCCTGCAAGGAGGGCCGCCACATCCTGCGCGACCGGCGCTCGCTGGCCATCGTGTTCCTGTTGCCGGTGATGATGGTGCTGCTGTACGGCTACGCGATAAACCTGGATGTAAAAGACATCCGCGTGGCGGTGGTGGACTACGACCACAGCGCCCTGTCGCGCCATACGCTGGAGGTGATGGAAGGCTCTGGCTATTTCCGGGCGGTGGCCCACGCGCCGGATGTCAGGCAGGCCGGTGAGTTCATCTACTCGCGCGAGGCCAAGGCGATCCTGGTGTTCCCTCGCCGTTTCGAGCGGGACGCCGCCCGTCCCGGCGGGGCCGAGGTGCAGCTCCTTCTTGACGGCTCCGACTCCAACACCGGGGCCATCGCTGCCAGCTACCTGACCATGATCCTGGCCGGGCTGAACGAGCTTCCCGCCGCGGCCGGTGGTCTGATCGAGGTGCGGCCGCGCATCCTCTACAACCCGGAACTCAAGAGCGGCGATTTCGTGGTGCCGGGCCTGGCCGCGATAATCCTGATGATGATCTGCGCCCTGATGACCTCGGTCACTATCGCCCGGGAGAAGGAGAGCGGCACCCTGGAGCAGATCCTCACCTCGCCCATCGGGGCCTCGCAGATTCTGCTGGGCAAGGTGCTGCCCTATCTGGCCATCGCCTACATCGAGTTCCTGCTGCTGGTCTCGTTTGCCTGGTTCTGGTTCGGGGTGCCGATGCGCGGCAGCCTGGTCTTGTTGCTGGTGATGACCACCAGCTACCTCTACTGCGCCCTGGGCATCGGGATCGCCATCTCCAGCTCGGTGCGCACCCAGCAGGTGGCCATGTCCATGGCCCTGGTGATGACCATGCTGCCCTCGGTGATGCTCTCGGGGTTCATTTTCCCGCTCACCAGCATGCCGCTGGCGCTGCAGTACATCGGCCGGATCATCCCGGCCACATATTATATCCGGATCGTGCGGGCGGTGATGCTCAAGGGGGCCTCGTTCGAGGCCGTGTGGGTCGATTTCGCCGTGCTGACCGGTATGGGGATGCTGTTCCTGGCTATCGGCGTGCGCAAGTTCACCACGCGCCTGAGCTGACCGGAGGGGAATGATGCAAAGGATCAAGCACATAGTGCGCAAGGAGTTCAAGCAGATTTTCCGCGACAGGATGATGCTGCGGGCGATGGTGGTGATGCCGTTCATCCAGTTGTTCGTGATGGGGCACGCCATAACGTTCGATGTGCACCACGTGCCGCTGCTGGTGCGCGACATGGACCACAGCGCCTCCAGCCGTCTGCTTCTGGAAAAAGTGCGCGCCAGCGGGCGCTTCGATTTCTGTGACTACGAGGGCGACCCAAGCACGATCAAGTCGCGTTTCGAGCACTACCGGGCCAGTGTGGCCCTGTCCATCCCGCGTGACTTCGAGCGTGACCTTCTGCGCGGCGACCGTCCCCAGGTGCAGGTGCTGGTGGATGGGACGGACTCCAACAGCTCGAACATCGCCCAAGGCTATCTCCTGCGTATCGCCGCCGATTTCGAATCCCAGGTACGAAGCGGGCACAACATCGGCCGGCCCGGACCGGCGCGGAAAACACGGCTGGTGCTGCCCTCGATCCGCACCTGGTTCAACCCGAACCTGGAGAGCAAGTACTACATGCTGCCCGGGATCGTGGCGATCCTGTTGACCATGACCACCTCCATGCTGGCCGGGCTGAATATCGTGCGCGAACGCGAGATCGGCACCCTGGAGCAGCTCAACGTCACTCCCATCCGTCCCTGGGAGCTGATCCTGGGCAAGCTGCTGCCGTTTTTCATCCTCAGCTTCGTGATGCTGCTGGGCGCCCTGACCGTGATCCGCGTCTACTACGGCGTGCCGATGGCCGGGAGCCTGTGGCTGCTGCTGGCTTTCTCCGTAGTGTTCCTGCTCAGTACGCTGGGCCTGGGGCTCTTTGTCTCCACCCTGACCGGCACGCAGCAGGAAGCGCTGTTCATCATCTGGGCCTTCAACATCTTCGGCATCCTGATGAGCGGGATGATGGCGCCCATCGAGAACATGCCGCCTTTCGTGCAGAAACTGTCGTACCTGAACCCGGTGCGCTACTACATGTCGATCATCCGTGATATCTACCTCAAGGGCAGCGGGTTCGGCTACCTGTGGAAAGACGGTCTGGCGCTGATGGGTTGGGGGGCGGTGATCCTCACGTTCAGCGCGGTGCGGTTCCACAAGAAAGTCGATTGACCTCGGGCGCCCGCCGCGAGCGGCCCGCCTTGCGTTTTTCCCGGCATTGTGTTAATGTAACCAGTCGTTGCAAATGCTGTTGCATGGCTGGCGCCGCCGGGGGAGAGCATGGAGATAGGCCGTGAAATGATCGAACAGGTGTTCGCCGACACACGGGTGGAAACCCGCGTGGGGAGCCGCCTGTTCTCCAACGAGGAGACGATCCTCAACTACCTCGTGCTGGCCCGCAGCGTGGAGAACGACTCCCTGACAGTGCGCTGGGACGGGACCGTGCGGGTCTCTCCCCGGCTGACCATCGCCGCGGATGAGCACGCATCGATCAACCTGCGGGATTTCTACGCCGAACAGGATAAAGTCCCGCCCCAGTTCCGCGACCTTTCGATAGTGTTCCGCAGCGCATACCTCAAGATCGACGAGGAGGTCTGCCGGCAGCATATCGACCGCAATCTGGACGAGGCGATCCCTTTCGTGAAGAACATCTTCGAGCGGATCACCAGCCACCGCTCGCGAGTCCTCTCCAACGTGAACAACGCTCTTATCATCGCCCCCAGCGAATTTGTCTGGCCGGTCTCGGTGATTAAGTATGTCTCCGAGGTCGTAGGCGATGACTTCCGCAGTTTCCGCCGTTTCAGCCCGTACTGACCCGGCCGGCCCAGGCCGCTGGCAGTGACCGGACCGTCCGGTCCGGCGGGGAGAGAGCATGTCCGGCGAGGTCAACGCTGCCGAGTGGCCGCTTTTCCACCGCGACTGTTCGCGCACCGGGTTCACGCCTGAGGAAGCCCCCGCGCATCCGGAGCTGCTCTGGATGCTCCAGACCGGGGCCCGGGTGTTTTTCGCCAGCCCAACCGTGGCCGGGGGACGCTGCTACTGCGGCTCGCGGGACGGTTACCTGTACGCCCTGGACTGCCGCAGCGGTGAGTTCCTCTGGCGCGCCCGGACCGGGGACGAGGGCAACCTGTCAAATGCGGTAAGCCAGGGACGGGTGTTCGCCGGGTCAAGCCGGGACGGCAGCCTGCGGGCGTTCGATGCGCTGAGCGGCACGCTGCTCTGG
Coding sequences within:
- a CDS encoding ATP-binding cassette domain-containing protein — translated: FFGPEREARHEQLLGFSRLGPFRTRRAGQLSGGMKQKLALSCALIHTPRILFLDEPTTGVDPVSRREFWDLLGQLRAAGTTLLVSTAYMDEAARCDRVGLMFEGRLMAVDTPAAIPDIYPHELLEVRLEEAVAHLDTVRKADGVKSVQVFGDKLHVGVEQAGAATESIRAGLERDGIVAGGIQSIRPTVEDVFVELMSTGGGKGGGHA
- a CDS encoding ABC transporter ATP-binding protein — its product is MPKTEPVVVARGLSRAFGAFKAVDSIDFTVCRGEIFGFLGANGAGKTTTIRILCGLLSPTGGSCTVGGIDVGRDPEGVKQRIGYMSQKFSLYEDLTVAENLEFFGGVYGLDNSRLRQRRDEILGRLHLSDMRDRRTAQLPLGWKQRLALASAVIHEPGIVFLDEPTGGVDPISRRNFWAMIHEMAAGGVTVFVTTHYMDEAEYCDRISIMDSGRIIALGSPAELKQQYGKESVDEVFLHLLAR
- a CDS encoding ABC transporter permease, producing the protein MKSKIITLACKEGRHILRDRRSLAIVFLLPVMMVLLYGYAINLDVKDIRVAVVDYDHSALSRHTLEVMEGSGYFRAVAHAPDVRQAGEFIYSREAKAILVFPRRFERDAARPGGAEVQLLLDGSDSNTGAIAASYLTMILAGLNELPAAAGGLIEVRPRILYNPELKSGDFVVPGLAAIILMMICALMTSVTIAREKESGTLEQILTSPIGASQILLGKVLPYLAIAYIEFLLLVSFAWFWFGVPMRGSLVLLLVMTTSYLYCALGIGIAISSSVRTQQVAMSMALVMTMLPSVMLSGFIFPLTSMPLALQYIGRIIPATYYIRIVRAVMLKGASFEAVWVDFAVLTGMGMLFLAIGVRKFTTRLS
- a CDS encoding ABC transporter permease; this translates as MQRIKHIVRKEFKQIFRDRMMLRAMVVMPFIQLFVMGHAITFDVHHVPLLVRDMDHSASSRLLLEKVRASGRFDFCDYEGDPSTIKSRFEHYRASVALSIPRDFERDLLRGDRPQVQVLVDGTDSNSSNIAQGYLLRIAADFESQVRSGHNIGRPGPARKTRLVLPSIRTWFNPNLESKYYMLPGIVAILLTMTTSMLAGLNIVREREIGTLEQLNVTPIRPWELILGKLLPFFILSFVMLLGALTVIRVYYGVPMAGSLWLLLAFSVVFLLSTLGLGLFVSTLTGTQQEALFIIWAFNIFGILMSGMMAPIENMPPFVQKLSYLNPVRYYMSIIRDIYLKGSGFGYLWKDGLALMGWGAVILTFSAVRFHKKVD